Below is a genomic region from Marinobacter salarius.
AGACACAGTTGCGGCCGCCATTGCCGCACTGGAACTCGAATTTGAACCCATGACAGACGTGCGGGGGTCCGCAGCCTATCGCCTGCAAGTAGCCGGCAACCTGCTGCGCCGCGCGTTTTTGGAGAGCACTCAAGACACCACAACAACAAACCAGCCCCTCATGGTGACTGACTATGCGTAAACTACCTCCCAATATTCCGCGGCCCACCACAACGGCGAAAGGGCTGACAGGCACCCAGGCATTTCATGACAGTGCCTGGAAGCACGTTCGTGGACAGGCCCGCTATATCGACGACCTCCCCGAGCCCGCAGAACTCCTGCACGCGGCCGTCGGCCAGAGTACGCACGCCCACGCCCGTATCACCGCCATGGATCTCAGCGAGGTTTGGGCCTACCCCGGCGTGGTTTCGGTCATGACCGTCGAGGACGTGCCCGGCCATACCGACATCGGGCCGGTCTTTCCTGGCGATCCGGTTCTGGCCGGAGATGTGGTCGAACATGTGGGCCAGCCGCTGTTTGCCGTTGCGGCAACGAGTCATCGCGCGGCCCGCCAGGCGGCCCGACTTGCGAAAGTCAGCTATGAGCCCCTTCCTGCCGCGTTGACCGCGGAGGCCGCGCTTGATCAGCAGTTGTTCGTGCGTCCCAGTCATACCCAGCTGAGGGGCGACCCGGATAAAGCGCTTGCCGAAGCGCCGAATCGCCTACAGGCCCAGATGCACGTTGGCGGACAGGAGCATTTCTACCTGGAAGGACAGGCGTGCCTGGTAGAGCCTACCGAAGACGCGGGCGTGTTTGTTCATACCTCCAGCCAGCACCCCTCCGAGGTGCAAAAGCTGGTGGCCGAAGTGCTTGACCTCCCCATTCATGAAGTCCAGGTGGAAGTACGGCGCATGGGTGGCGGCTTCGGCGGCAAGGAAACCCAGGCCGCACCGCTGGCCTGTATCTCGGCCCTGCTTGCCCGACGCACCGGGCGGCCCGTTAAATACCGGATGGCGCGCTACGACGACATGGTACAAACGGGCAAGCGACACGACTTTTTCAACACCTATGACATTGGGTTCGACAACGAGGGTGTGCTGCGGGGGGCCGACATCATGGTGGCTGGACGCTGTGGCTTTTCGCCCGACCTGTCCGATGCCATCGTCGACCGCGCCATGTTTCATTCCGACAACGCCTATAGCCTGGGGCAGGCGCGTGTTGTTGGCCACCGCTGCAAAACCCATACGGTTTCCAATACCGCCTTCCGAGGCTTCGGTGGCCCCCAGGGCATGATGATCATTGAGCGGGCAATGGACGATATCGCCCGCCATCTCGGCATGGACCCGCTGGATGTGCGCAAGCGCAACCTGTACGGACCTGGCCGTGATGTAACCCACTATGGTCAAATCGTCGAGCAGCACGTTTTACCGGACCTGATCGACACGCTCGAGGCCAGCTCGGACTACCGTCAGCGTCGTACCGAGATTTCCAGGTTCAACAAAGAGAACTCGGTACTGAAACGCGGTTTGGCCCTGACACCGGTGAAGTTCGGCATTTCATTCACGGCCAAGCACCTCAACCAGGCCGGTGCACTGGTGCACGTTTACACCGATGGCAGCATTCACCTCAATCACGGCGGCACCGAAATGGGCCAGGGGCTTTACATCAAGGTAGCCCAGGTCGTAGCCGCAGCCTTCCAGGTAGACCTGGACCGGGTAAAAGTGTCCGCGACCCGGACCGACAAGGTGCCCAACACCTCACCAACGGCTGCCTCCTCGGGCACTGACCTGAACGGCATGGCTGCCCTGGATGCCTGCGAGAAAATCAAGCAGCGCCTGGTCGAGTTTGCCGCCGAAACCTACGGCGTGAGCGCGGACTCGGTACGGTTTGAAAACAACCAGGTCAATGTCGGTGAGCAGCAGTTCGGCTGGGCGGAGTTCGTGCAGCAGGCTTACATGGCGCGGGTTTCGCTGTCTTCCAACGGGTTCTACAGTACACCCAAGATTCACTATGACCGAGAAACCGGTCAAGGCCGGCCCTTCCTGTATTACGCCAACGGGGCTGCCTGCGCAGAGGTGGTGGTTGATACCCTCACCGGAGAGTACAAGACCATGCGGGTGGACATCCTTCACGACGTGGGGCAGTCGCTGAATCCGGCCGTGGACATTGGCCAGATTGAAGGCGGCTTTGTTCAGGGCATGGGCTGGCTCACCACCGAAGAGTTGGTATACAGCGACGAAGGCCAACTGTTGTCCAACGGCCCGGCGACCTACAAAATCCCGGCTGTGTCAGACGCGCCACCGGATTTCCGGGTGGCCCTGCTGCCTCACAGCCCCAACCGGGAAGCCACCGTATTCCGCTCAAAGGCTGTGGGCGAACCGCCACTCATGCTGGGCATGGCAGTATGGTCTGCCCTGCGTGACGCTGTTTCGAGCGTGGCGGACTATCGCTACAGCCCGCCCCTGGACACGCCTGCGACACCAGAGCGGGTGCTCCAGGCTGTCACAGCAACCGAGCGCTGGGTAGCAGCGCAGGGGGAACCGTCATGCAAGAACGCCTGACCTGGATCCAAGCCGTTGCTGACTGCGAACGTCGCGGTCAGCCCTATGTTTTGGTCACGGTACTGGGCGTAACAGGCTCGGTACCACGGGAGCCGGCCAGTAAGATGGTCGTCACCCGGGAACACAGCTACGACACCATCGGCGGCGGCCACCTGGAATACCGGGTGATCGCCCGCGCCCGCGAGCGCCTGGCAAACCACGAATACAGCTACGAGCTGGCGCACTTCCCTCTGGGTGCCAGCCTTGGACAATGCTGTGGTGGTAGCGTGGCGGTCCTGCTGGAGGCCCAGTCCGGCGGCGATGCCCGCCTTGTGGTCTTTGGTGCGGGTCACGTCAGCCATGCCCTGATGCGTATCGTGGGTGATTTGCCCTGGCAGATCACCTGGGTCGACTCCCGGCAGGAATGTTTTCCGGACAGGACGCCCGACAACACCACGGTTCATTGCACCGACGACCCGGTTGGGGACGTCCCTGAACTGTGCAGCAACGCCCATGTACTGATTCTGACCCACAACCACGCACTGGATTATGACCTCTGCCAGGCGCTGCTGAAACGGGACGATGTGCGCACGATCGGCCTGATCGGTTCGCAGACCAAGGCGGAGCGTTTTCGCCAACGCCTTGCTCACCGCGGGTATACCGAAGCCGATATCGACCGCATCCGGTGCCCCGTCGGGCGCAGTGACATCCCGGGTAAGCGGCCCATGGAAGTCGCGGTGTCCATTTCCGCCGAGCTTCTTAGCCTGGTCGCTTCCGACACGGCCGAGAAACCATCAAAACGAGGCCTCTCCTGGGGGGCTCTCAAAGCGCTTACGAAAGAAGTTAAACCTAACGAGGTTGAAGTCGCGGGCCAGAAAACGTAACCCAGCAGACAACCTGACATCGCTGCCAACCCCGGGCCGGCGCCCGTTTGAGCGCTGGCCCGGCAAACACCCTGTCATTAAAAGTTCAATTTGCTCACAATTTTTCTTGACAAGTAATACATATTTGTACGAAGTTATCGGTCATAATGTATACAACGAAGAGCTGTAGGAATGACCGAAACAGACCACAGATTATGGATTCACAATCCGCTTGCCTGCTCTGACCCAGGCGCAGCCGGCGGTATTGTCGTCACGGGAACAAGAATTGTGGAAAAAGTGGCCAGGGGGCAGCAACCTCACCAGCCCGTTAACGAGACCTTTGATGCTTCCGGGCATGTCCTGTTACCCGGCTTGGTAAATACCCACCATCACTTCTACCAAACCCTGACCCGAGCCTATTCCCCCGCGCTCAATAAAGAGTTATTTCCCTGGCTGACCACGCTTTACGATGTCTGGGCCAATCTCAACGACAGCCAGATGGCCCTGGCCAGCGAGTTGGCGATGGTCGAGCTGCTGATGTCGGGATGCACCACCGTAGCGGACCATCATTACGTCTTTTCCGGTGCCTTGGTAAACGCGATTGACTGCCAGGTCGAAACCGCCCAGCGCCTCGGCGTTCGAGCGGCACTGACTCGCGGGTCCATGAGCGTCGGGCGCGACGATGGCGGTCTGCCGCCACAGACCGTGGTGCAGGACGAGCAAACCATTGTCGATGACAGCCAGCGTCTTATCGACCGTTACCACCAGCGTGCTGAAGGGGCCATGACCACCATCGCCCTGGCGCCTTGTTCACCGTTTTCAGTCAGCCGGGCATTGATGCGCGAGAGCGCGCGGCTTGCAGAGAACAACGACGTTCGCCTCCACACCCATCTTGCCGAAACCGAAGATGAGACCGCTTACTGCCAGAAGCTGTTTGGCATGCGCCCGCTGGATTATCTCGAGGACAGTGGCTGGCTCACCGATCGCACGTGGCTGGCCCATGGCATTCATTTCAATGACGACGAAATTCAGCGCCTTGGCCGTGCAGGCACGGGCATCGCTCACTGTCCCTCGTCAAACATGGTTCTGGGCTCAGGGCTGTGCCGGACCCTGGAACTCGAAGCGGCGGGCTCACCGGTCGGATTGGCGGTCGATGGATCAGCATCGAGCGACCACTCGAACCTTGCCTCGGAAATGCGTCAGGCACTGCTTCTGGGCCGCCTGCGTTACTCGCCGAGCCAGGTAACACACGAAGCCGTCATCCGCTGGGCAACGCAAGGCTCGGCCCGTTGCCTGGGACGAACCGATATCGGTGGACTGGAGCCAGGCCAGCAGGCTGACCTGGCGCTGTTCAAACTTGATGAGCCGCGTTTCTCAGGCGCGGAGAATCCACTGGCGGCGTTGCTGCTGTGTGGTGCACAACGCGCTGACCGGGTCATGGTCGCCGGGCGCTGGAGAGTGACCGGCGGCCTGCCCTGCGACGTCGATCTTGACGCGTTGATGGCACGCCATGATGAAGCAGCCCGCCAACTAAGGAGAGTTATTTAGAAAATCTTTGTAGAGCTATTGGTAGTCAACAGTCAGGCATTCCTACAAAAACAACACCTAGGAGAGACTCATGACAACAAGTACATCCGAACGGCCAGATACCGGTCCAGGTGACCGTTATAGCACCCGCGACGTTAATTCCATGCCGCCCTTGCGCCGTGCGATACCGCTGGGCATTCAACATGTTCTGGCGATGTTCGTTAGCAACGTGACCGTGCCAATCATCATCGCCGGGGCGGCGGACCTGCCTCCCGATCAGACGGCTTTTATGGTTCAGGCCGCGATGTTTGTCGCTGGCATCGCTACTCTGTTGCAGTCCCTGGGCCTGGGGCCCATCGGTGCTCGCCTTCCTATTGTTATGGGGACCAGCTTCGGATTCGTACCGGTCCTGATTCCCATAGCCATCGGCATGGGGTTGCCCGCCGCCCTTGGAGCAGCGTTGTGCGGTGGCGTCGCGATGGCGCTAATGGGGTTGTTTCTTCCCTGGTTCCGGTTTTTGTTCCCGCCAGTGGTGACTGGAACCTTTGTCGTGATGCTGGGCATTCTGTTGATGCCCGTTGGTCTTGCCTACGCCGGTGGTGGTTTCGGCGTGTCGGATTTCGGCGCCCCCCATCACATCGGACTGGCCTCGCTTGTTCTCGTCGTCACCGTGGGGCTTCACCAGTTCGGCCGAGGTATCTGGAGTGAAGTTGCCCCACTGGCCGGTTTGCTGGTTGGCTTCGTTGCTGCCGCGGCTTTTGGCTATGTCGATTTCTCCAAGGTGGGCGATGCCGACTGGGTGACGTTCCCCACCCCGCTGGGCATTGGTATCGAGTTCCATATGGCCGCCATCATCCCCGTGGTGGTGCTGTCGCTGGTCACCGTGGCCGAATCCATCGGCGATATAGTGGGCACCACCGCGGGCGGGCTGAACCGTGAACCCACCAAGAAGGAACTCTCCGGCGGCGTCATGGCCGATGGCATCGCGAGCGTGTTTGCCGCTGTTTTCAATGCGTTCCCCCAGATCAGTTTCAGCCAGAACGTAGGCATGGTTGCATTGACGGGCGTCGTTAGCCGCTATGTGGTGGCGATTGGCGGCGGATTCCTGGTGTTGGCCGGCCTGTTGCCAAAGCTCGGCGGTCTCGTTTCCAGTATTCCTAACGCGGTGCTCGGCGGTGCGGTACTGCTGATGTTCGGTATGATCGCCAGTGCCGGCATTAAGATGCTCAGCCAGGTGCCGTTCGACAAGCGCAACATGCTGATCATTGGCACCTCGCTGACCATCGCGGTGGGTTTTCCGGCGCAAGAAGGGCTCTATGCCAACCTGTCCGAAAACCTGCAAGCGATGATCGAATCCGGTTTGATCCCCGGGGCCATTACCGCCATCGCGTTGAACCTTATTCTTCCAAAAGTCCATAAACCGGCGCCCGATGACGCTGAACGGACAGAAAGCACTGTGATAAAACCTGATTCACTTTGAACATCCGGAGGGGCCGGGAGAGCCCCTTGGACGCCGTTATTTCACTCAAGGAGGGAGGGACAAGAGAAGGCGTTTCGTCGGACAGCAATACGCAATCGCCCAGGAGTACCGATGAGCATTCGCCTAAAGCTAATCATGGGAATGGGGGCAGCACTGCTTGCCAGCACGTTGCTGCTGGTTTCCCTTAATATCGTCCAGATGCGCGGGCTTCTTGATCGATACCTGCTCAACTCCGCCCTGCCATCCAGCCTGGAGGCCATAGCAAATTCCGTTGAGCGTGACCTCCAGGCGCCTATTACAGCGTCACGGCTGATCGCGGGGAACAGCTACCTCAAAGAGTGGATAGGCGACAACGAACCACAGCAGGGGCTCGCCCCCGCCACCCGGTATCTCGAGGGGGTCAGACGCAGCCAGGAGGCCGCCTCCGCACACTTCGTGTCGGTAAACACGGGCAACTACTACACCCATCAGGGCATCGACAGGGTGGTGACTCCCCAGGCGGACCGCTGGTTCTATAATTTCCTGGAAAGCGGCGAGACGATGGAGCTATCGCTGGACGTGGACAAAGCGACGGGTAAACCTACCCTCTTCATCAATGCCCGCATGGAGGATGGCGGCGAGGCTATCGCAGTAACCGGCGTTGGAATCGGGCTTGATCAGATGGCTGAGCGAATCAGGGAATTCCGCTTTGGTGAAACCGGTATCGTTTACCTGGTGTCTGAAACCGGCCAGGTCAACATTCATCCTGACCTGCAGCAAACAGATCAGCCCCTATCGAAGGTTATTTCTCCAACGGCCGCCGCCGAACTGTTGAAAGACCCGACATACCATCTGACCGAGTTTGATCGTGATGGCCGTCGCTTCATCGCCGCCAGCCTGCCTCTGTCGATCACGGACTGGCGTGTCGTTGTAGAGGTTCCGTCTACCGAGATCTACGGCGAAGCCAGCCGGGCCAACCAGACCTCCTTGCTCGTCGGCGTCCTCGTGGCTCTTGTTTTCCTCGGCATCATAGCTTTGGTCGCCACTCGCATGACGAAGCCACTGACGAAAATCACTCGGGCGTTGACCGAAATTGCCAAGGGTGGCGGCGATCTCACCCAGGAACTGGCGGTTGAACGCAAAGACGAGCTGGGCCAATTGGCGACCGGGTTTAACCAGTTTGTCGGGGCACAACGAGAGATGGTTCGGGGTCTTTTGGAGACGGCAATCCGGCTCAAGGCCTTTGTCGATCAAACCTCCACTGTGATGACGGCCAACACCGACCGGGCCAAGGAACAAAGCAGCCTGACGGACTCCGTCGCCACGGCGGTGTGCGAGATGGAAGCCACGGTTCAGGAGATTGCCAAAAGCGCCACGGAAACGGCAAACCAGCTGGAGCAGGTCGGCAACAGCGCCAGTGACATTCGTGAAGGCATGTCGCGTTCCATCGCCCAGGTCGAGGGAATGGCGAATAACATCCGCGAATCGGCCTCGGCGATCCAGCAGTTGGCTACCGAAGCGCGGGATATTGGCCAGGTGATCGAAGTGATCAATGCCATATCCGATCAGACCAATCTACTGGCTTTGAACGCAGCGATCGAAGCGGCCCGGGCCGGCGAACATGGGCGCGGGTTCTCGGTGGTTGCTGACGAAGTTCGCAGCCTTGCACAGAAGACGCAATCATCTACCAAGCAAATTCGAACCATTATCGAGCGTTTGCAGGAGGGCTCCGAGCGTGCGGTCGAGACGATGGCCACAAGCGAGAAAGCCACCGAAGAAACCGTCAGTACCTCCGCCAGCATGGGCAAAGCCCTGGATGGAATCGGCGAGAACGTGGACCGGATTGTAGAGATGAGCCACCAGGTGGCTGCAGCAACCGAAGAACAGAGCTCCGTCACCGAGGAGATCAGCTCAAACGTTCAGGACATCTCTCATCTCAGCGCACGTTCGAGTGAGGACATGACGGCAGCCAGCCGTGAAATTGAAGAATTACGTGCGATGGCGGAAAAGCTTGAAGCTCAAATGAAAGCGTTCCGGCTCGACCGTGAAGACTGACTTAATGAAGAAAAGATTCGGGCGCTATACAGCTCATCCAACAACGACTAACTAGAGGGAGCCATCAGTGAAACAGATATTCGCCGCCTGCCTGCTGTTTGCCTGGACCGCCCAGGCAACTGCGCAGACATACGTGGTTGGGGTAGAACAGGGAAACTTCCTGCCCCATTACGGGGTTGACGAACAAGGCCAATACAATGGCTTCGCCCGTGAACTACTGGACCTTTTCGCCGAACATGCCGGCGTAACCTTCATCTATAAACCCTTGCCGGTCGATGAATTGATGCCGGCCCTCGTTGAAGGCGAGGTGGACTTCAAGTACCCGGATCATCCCGACTGGGCCCGTTCGGCAAAAACCGAGGACAGGATCAGCTACAGCCGCCCCGTCGTGGAATATGTTGACGGCGTTCTGGTGTCTCCGCGGCGACTCGGCCTGGATGGGGACCACCTCAAACGCATCGGCCTTGTCGATGGCTGGACGGCCCGGGGATACGAGGAAAAGATCGAAGCCTCACAGATACTTCCGGTGCCCAGCGACAGCCTGCCCGAAATGATTCACCAGGCGTTGCTGAAGAACAGCGACGGCGCTTACTACAACGTGGTGGTCGCCCTGCACCACATCAACAATGTTCGGGTAAGACCGGGCGTTCTCGTGTTCGACCCCAACCTCCCGCATACCCGAAGCTCCTACCGGCTTTCAACGATCAGGCATGGGGATTTGCTGCCACGCTTCAACAGTTTTCTTGATGAGCGCCACGAACAGGTCGCGGCGATCAAGGCCAAGCATCGGGTAGAGGCCAACATTGGCACCGAGTACTTTGGCATGGAGCAATGGAAAGTGGACTTTCTCAAACGGCAAAAGGCGAAAAACACTCAGTGACACTGACCCTCTCGCCGTATTCTGGCCCGAACTGATCACGGCTACTGAGGGCACAGCTCCGTTTCCAGCCAACGGCGCACTTCATGCCGGTGACGCCTGCGGTTGAGCTGTTCACTGTGGATATCGCGGGGGAAAATTTCCGATGCACCGTCATGTCTTAGCCAGAAGCGCCGGCGTACACCCACGGCATAGCGGCTGGGGCCGTGAACCACTGCGGCCCGAATTTCTACAGCAGTAACATCCTCGAACAGGTAGTCGCTGTCACTGTCGCTATCGTCACTTCGGCGGCCCAGGATGATGTTGCGGAACGACCCCAGCACCAGGTAGCCACCTGGCTGCAGCGGCCCCTGCCGCAGAACCTGGTGTACATTGCTGTCGTCTGCCCCAACCCGGCGATACTCGGTAACGGTCAGGGTTCTCTCTTCACCGCTACGGGTTTGCAGCACCACCTGCACACACTGCACATGGATGGTTTCCTTGCCCATATTCACCAGCAGACACAGGGCGTCCGGGTTCTCGTTCTGGGCATGGTGAATAACCATATAGGGGCGATTATTACGCTGATACTGGATCAGGAACAACTGAAAATAAACGATCCAGATAACCGCCATGACGGCGCTGCTGATGGGGCTTATGTATTCCATTTGCTCTCCTGGTTCAGCCGACTTATGCGCTTACACGTTCTGTCGATACACCAGGATTTCAACCCCATCTCCGAAACAGATCACCCCTCGCTACTCAACCGCGCCACCACCGCCGCCAGATCCGTCATGCCCTTTTCCACCTGCTGAATACCGGTAGCAATGCCGGAGATTTCGTCCGAGCTGCGGCGTGAAAGCGTTGACACCCCGTCCATATTCGCGCGCAGGGACTCAATCAAGTGGCTGTTCTTGCCCACCACTGTGGAAATTTCTTCCAGGGATTCAGCAGTCTTTGCAGCCAGTTTACGCACCTCGTCGGCCACCACCGCGAACCCCCGCCCCATTTCGCCGGCACGGGCGGCTTCGATCGCAGCGTTCAGGGCCAACAGGTTGGTTTGCTCTGCCACAGTGCGAATGGTGCTGACAATACTGCCAATCTGCTCGGCCTGAATTTCCAGATCCCGACTGACTTCAGTGGCGCTAGCCACCTCTATCAGTGCCGACTCCGAGGTTTCTACCGCAAGGTTGAGAGCTCGAGTGGCTTCAGCAGCAATCTGTGACGTCTCCTCGGAAGTGGCGGCGGCAACGTCGGCCGCCTCACGGGCATTGTTCACCCGCGCGGTAATGTCCGAGGCAAACTTGATCACCTTGTATACCTGCCCGCCAGCATCCAGCACAGGGCTGTAGGTGGCTTCCAGCCAGATACTTTTGCCGCTCCTGTCTCTGCGCTCAAACTGCCCTGAAAAACTCTCACCATGAGCCAACCGCTTCCAGAAGTCCGGATTATCGCGATAGAAATCATCAAAGCAGAACATCCTGTGGTGCTGATGGATGATCTCGTCCTTGGCGTAGCCGGTGGTGGCCAGGAAGTTCTCGTTGGCCTCCAGTATCGTGCCGTCGGGCGTGAACTTGATGACGGCCATGTAGCGGTCGAGGGCATCAAGCATGGCGGTATCATCCGCCACTTTGTCCTGGGCGGCAGTCGCGTCTGTTGCCAGTTTGATGACCTTGAAGACTTTCCCGTCCTCATCGGTGACGGGGAAATAGGTGGCCTCCAGCCAGACACGCCGACCATCCTTGGCAAAGCGGGGGAATGTGCCCTGTTTCTTGATACCGCGCCCGAGATCCTCCCAGAAGTGCTGGTATTCCAACGACGCCGTATAGCTTGAGTCACACAGCGCCCGGTGGTGCTTGCCAATGACCTCCTGGCGCTCGTACCCGACAATGGATAGCAGGATATCATTGGCAGACTCTACAATTCCCGAAGGGCTGAACTCGATATACCCGATCTGGGAGGCAATGGCATTCAGGGTTTGCTGAATCCTCTCCTGTTCGCCCCTGGAGACCGTTAACTGATCCGTCAATTCCGCAATACGATGGCGCCCAAACATGACATTCTCTCCCTGATGGATGAAGCAGCACATTGCTCAATATATGCTCAACCCATCGGGGAAATAAGTAGCTTAAGGTACAGTTAAGGTAACGAACTGTAAGAAACAATTGCAGTACATTTTTAGCTCAGTTACCGGCTATTGTCAGCGCACTGCTGAATGCCCGTCTTCCCCTAGTTGGTCACGGATCTGGAACAGGGCACACAGGGCGTCCAGAAGGGGCCGCTCCAGGGTGTGGCGTCGCGTTCGTTGACGGTTTGCTGGCACGAGGGTGGTATACACCTTCAGCGGTAGATATCAGAGCTTTGAGTAGGGTAGACGTCTATCGTCCTGTGATACTGGCTTGGTGAGGCACCAATATGTCGTCGGAAAAAGCGGGTGAAATGCCCCTGACAGGAAAAGCCCAGAGTATCCGAGAGGTTGCCAAGCGTACACGAGCGGTTTTCTGAAAGCCATTGGAAAGCCAGCTGCATCTTCCCAATGTTGGCCAACATCTGGGGCGTCATGCCAGTATTCTTCCTGAAGAGGGCGAAAAACTGGGCCCTGGACAAGCCGCACTCACGGGCGATAGCCTCCATGTCAAGATCACCCTGGGGCTTGTTCAGAATAAGCTCTTTGGCTTTCCGGATTCGCGCATCGTGGAAGCCGCCAGCGGAAGATACCCTTAAACGGGACAAATGGATCCAGTCTGAATACCTCTCAATAATACTAATCATCAGATCAAAGAGCATACCCTCCAGCCGCTGAGACTGAATAGTATCGAATGACAGCACGTCCGATATCAGCAGATCCGCTTTGGTACGGATAGACGGCGTCAGCTGGATACAGGGTTGAGAGAAAAAATCAGAACGACCACTGAGCGACAATGTGTCCTTCAGAGCCGCAAGCCAGTTCGGATCGATATACAGGGCCAGGATCACGGTGTCGTCGGAGCCATGTTGATGGTCGTAGGAATGCGGCTCCCAGGCATTGACCAGAACGGCGGTATGGTCGGTCAGTGGCTGCTGCCGATTCCGGACCGAAAAGAAGGTATCGCCTCCTGACGCTTTCAGAAGAACATGGCATTCTGAGTGAGCATGTGGGACGAGCGACTCATCCATTCCGAGCAACGCAACCCGCCCGAATGCCCCGTGAAAGATTCGGAGAGCACGTGACATAACCAGGACCTTAACCATGTGGCATCTTTTCGAGACTACCACCTCTTGATTTTGTTTACTAATAGCTTGCGTTGTACCGCTCAGTAGATTCTGGAAGGACCGCATCCCTGCGGCCCAATTGGTTAGAGCTGGTACGAATATTGCCGTCTCGCTCTACTTACTTTGCTTTATTTTCCGACGGTTTCTCCGACAACATCAGGGAGACCAGAATCCCGAAAACCAACGCCCAGAAAGGAGAGCTGATACCAAAGAGACTGATACCGCTCATTGCAACCAGCAACGCAACCATGGCACCGATCTGATGGCCAGCTGCTTTCGAAAAAGCGTGTTGGAAAGCCGCGATCAGGACACCAATCATAGCCAGGCCCGCGACGGCGCCGATCAGCGCCTTGGGTAAGGCGAGAATAAAGGGAACGGCCGCCCCGGCAAAAAGACCGAAGGCGCAGAAAAGGACGCCATTGACCACGGTTGCACCGTAGCGTTTGGATTTGTCGTCTCCCGCCTGCTCGGACGAACAGATCGCGGTCATTGGGCCAGCAATATTGGCGTTGTGACCACCGATTGCACCGGCAATCATGCCGCCAATACCGCTAATGGTGGTCATTGCGTTGATGGGTGGACGATAATCCTCGGCCATCAGGACACCCATCGCCTGGGCGTTTTCCGCACCGATCACCAGGGCCGCCAATGGAATAGAAATAGCAAGCAGCCCATTCAGGGTAAAGGTCGGCATGGTCAGCTCCGGCGCGACAAAGGCAATGTTCACATCGGCCGGCTGTATGGAGCCCATCGCAAGTGCAATGCCGAAACCGACGATGGCCGCCGTCAGGACGGGTGGTACGGCCTTGGTGAGGCGGGCGGAAAGGAAGAAAGCCACGGCGGCCGAACCGGCAATCAGTGGCATGCTTTCCACTGACTGAACCGCCCCAGTGCCAAACCGGATCAACGCGCCAGCGATCATTGCCATGACAATGGGCATCGGCAGCCAGTTCATGATGCGGCCGATAACGCCGCTTACTCCGAGCAACAGCACGATGGCGCCGCTCATGATGAAAGCCCCAACGGCCTCGGTAAAGGGAATTGTAGCCAGCGCTCCGATCATGATGGCTGCGCCGGGAATTGAGTAGGCCCCGGTGATGGGCTGGCGATAGCGAAGCGCCATGACGAGACTGATCAGCCCACCCACAAAGTAGATGGCGAGCAGCCAGGCCACGGTCTGCCCGT
It encodes:
- the xdhB gene encoding xanthine dehydrogenase molybdopterin binding subunit encodes the protein MRKLPPNIPRPTTTAKGLTGTQAFHDSAWKHVRGQARYIDDLPEPAELLHAAVGQSTHAHARITAMDLSEVWAYPGVVSVMTVEDVPGHTDIGPVFPGDPVLAGDVVEHVGQPLFAVAATSHRAARQAARLAKVSYEPLPAALTAEAALDQQLFVRPSHTQLRGDPDKALAEAPNRLQAQMHVGGQEHFYLEGQACLVEPTEDAGVFVHTSSQHPSEVQKLVAEVLDLPIHEVQVEVRRMGGGFGGKETQAAPLACISALLARRTGRPVKYRMARYDDMVQTGKRHDFFNTYDIGFDNEGVLRGADIMVAGRCGFSPDLSDAIVDRAMFHSDNAYSLGQARVVGHRCKTHTVSNTAFRGFGGPQGMMIIERAMDDIARHLGMDPLDVRKRNLYGPGRDVTHYGQIVEQHVLPDLIDTLEASSDYRQRRTEISRFNKENSVLKRGLALTPVKFGISFTAKHLNQAGALVHVYTDGSIHLNHGGTEMGQGLYIKVAQVVAAAFQVDLDRVKVSATRTDKVPNTSPTAASSGTDLNGMAALDACEKIKQRLVEFAAETYGVSADSVRFENNQVNVGEQQFGWAEFVQQAYMARVSLSSNGFYSTPKIHYDRETGQGRPFLYYANGAACAEVVVDTLTGEYKTMRVDILHDVGQSLNPAVDIGQIEGGFVQGMGWLTTEELVYSDEGQLLSNGPATYKIPAVSDAPPDFRVALLPHSPNREATVFRSKAVGEPPLMLGMAVWSALRDAVSSVADYRYSPPLDTPATPERVLQAVTATERWVAAQGEPSCKNA
- the xdhC gene encoding xanthine dehydrogenase accessory protein XdhC, with the protein product MQERLTWIQAVADCERRGQPYVLVTVLGVTGSVPREPASKMVVTREHSYDTIGGGHLEYRVIARARERLANHEYSYELAHFPLGASLGQCCGGSVAVLLEAQSGGDARLVVFGAGHVSHALMRIVGDLPWQITWVDSRQECFPDRTPDNTTVHCTDDPVGDVPELCSNAHVLILTHNHALDYDLCQALLKRDDVRTIGLIGSQTKAERFRQRLAHRGYTEADIDRIRCPVGRSDIPGKRPMEVAVSISAELLSLVASDTAEKPSKRGLSWGALKALTKEVKPNEVEVAGQKT
- a CDS encoding uracil-xanthine permease family protein, whose amino-acid sequence is MTTSTSERPDTGPGDRYSTRDVNSMPPLRRAIPLGIQHVLAMFVSNVTVPIIIAGAADLPPDQTAFMVQAAMFVAGIATLLQSLGLGPIGARLPIVMGTSFGFVPVLIPIAIGMGLPAALGAALCGGVAMALMGLFLPWFRFLFPPVVTGTFVVMLGILLMPVGLAYAGGGFGVSDFGAPHHIGLASLVLVVTVGLHQFGRGIWSEVAPLAGLLVGFVAAAAFGYVDFSKVGDADWVTFPTPLGIGIEFHMAAIIPVVVLSLVTVAESIGDIVGTTAGGLNREPTKKELSGGVMADGIASVFAAVFNAFPQISFSQNVGMVALTGVVSRYVVAIGGGFLVLAGLLPKLGGLVSSIPNAVLGGAVLLMFGMIASAGIKMLSQVPFDKRNMLIIGTSLTIAVGFPAQEGLYANLSENLQAMIESGLIPGAITAIALNLILPKVHKPAPDDAERTESTVIKPDSL
- a CDS encoding 8-oxoguanine deaminase, encoding MTETDHRLWIHNPLACSDPGAAGGIVVTGTRIVEKVARGQQPHQPVNETFDASGHVLLPGLVNTHHHFYQTLTRAYSPALNKELFPWLTTLYDVWANLNDSQMALASELAMVELLMSGCTTVADHHYVFSGALVNAIDCQVETAQRLGVRAALTRGSMSVGRDDGGLPPQTVVQDEQTIVDDSQRLIDRYHQRAEGAMTTIALAPCSPFSVSRALMRESARLAENNDVRLHTHLAETEDETAYCQKLFGMRPLDYLEDSGWLTDRTWLAHGIHFNDDEIQRLGRAGTGIAHCPSSNMVLGSGLCRTLELEAAGSPVGLAVDGSASSDHSNLASEMRQALLLGRLRYSPSQVTHEAVIRWATQGSARCLGRTDIGGLEPGQQADLALFKLDEPRFSGAENPLAALLLCGAQRADRVMVAGRWRVTGGLPCDVDLDALMARHDEAARQLRRVI